A single window of Anopheles moucheti chromosome 2, idAnoMoucSN_F20_07, whole genome shotgun sequence DNA harbors:
- the LOC128299870 gene encoding glyoxylate reductase/hydroxypyruvate reductase isoform X1, translated as MNPVFRQLSAALSTASLRGSARSRVDVHSRRPQRSISAARTVTTQTHRHYCCFEMKPKVYVTRNDYARIGLDLLREECDISLWDEAYPVPRDEFLKNVAGKDAIYCSLNDRIDKELLDQAGPNLKVISTISVGYDHIDVKECKQRGIRIGYTPDVLTDATAELTVALLLATARRLLEANKQVHTGGWKSWSPMWMCGKGVKDSLVGIFGFGRIGQEVAKRLAPFKPARIQFTSRTDKFLTAEDLGVTQVPFDELIETSDFLIIACSYNVETANLFNDAVFSRMKPSAILINTSRGGVVEQHDLIHALRAGKIQAAGLDVTTPEPLPLDNPLLTLPNVVVLPHIGSADIETRIEMSRITGCNILAGLKGVKMISEV; from the exons ATGAATCCAGTGTTTCGTCAGCTTTCTGCAGCTCTATCGACTGCCAGCTTGAGAGGTTCGGCACGGTCCAGGGTTGATGTACATTCAAGACGGCCTCAGCGATCCATCTCTGCGGCTAGAACAGTCACTACACAGACGCATCGACATTATTGCTGTTTTGAGATGAAGCCCAAAGTGTACGTAACCCGAAACGATTATGCCAGAATTGGGTTGGATCTGTTAAGGGAAGA ATGTGATATCTCACTGTGGGACGAAGCTTATCCTGTGCCGAGGGATGAATTCCTCAAAAATGTGGCGGGAAAAGATGCAATCTACTGTTCATTAAACGATCGCATCGACAAGGAGTTGCTCGATCAGGCGGGACCAAATCTTAAGGTCATCTCCACCATCTCAGTCGG TTACGATCATATCGATGTGAAAGAATGCAAACAGAGAGGAATTCGTATTGGCTACACACCGGATGTACTAACAGACGCAACGGCCGAACTAACCGTTGCCTTGCTGCTGGCAACAGCACGTCGATTATTGGAAGCAAACAAGCAAGTTCACACTGGTGGCTGGAAATCGTGGTCTCCAATGTGGATGTGTGGCAAGGGAGTAAAAGATTCGCTGGTCGGAATTTTTGGCTTCGGCCGCATCGGCCAAGAGGTGGCGAAACGTTTAGCACCATTTAAACCAGCGCGGATTCAGTTCACGAGTCGCACGGATAAATTTCTCACAGCGGAGGATTTGGGCGTCACGCAAGTTCCGTTCGATGAGTTGATCGAAACGAGTGATTTCCTCATCATTGCCTGTTCGTACAATGTGGAAACGGCCAATCTGTTCAACGATGCCGTTTTTTCGCGCATGAAACCTTCGGCAATCCTAATTAACACCAGCCGGGGTGGAGTGGTCGAACAGCACGATTTGATTCATGCTTTACGTGCGGGTAAAATACAGGCTGCTGGGTTGGACGTCACTACACCCGAACCATTGCCTCTGGATAATCCACTGCTAACGCTCCCAAACGTTGTGGTATTACCTCATATTGGCAGTGCCGACATTGAGACTCGCATTGAGATGTCGCGCATAACAGGGTGCAATATCTTGGCCGGCTTGAAGGGTGTTAAAATGATTTCGGAAGTTTAA
- the LOC128299872 gene encoding UPF0235 protein C15orf40 homolog, translating to MLQVIKAVIGRPCKYTAWQTTGTFSSMSKKSNKTAGGKHSKAEKNETNCTQAPIGPVLVDAKTGNLIVKILAKPGAKTSGITDVNEEGVGCQIGAPPIDGEANTELIKYLSKLLDLRKSDISLDRGSKSRQKTIVQDKAGCRHSPEQLIAIFRNEASAGM from the exons ATGCTCCAAGTGATCAAAGCAGTTATTGGAAGACCGTGTAAATATACAGCCTGGCAGACAACCGGAACGTTTAGTAGCATGTCCaaaaaatccaacaaaacAGCTGGCGGCAAACATTCTAAAGCGGAAAAAAATGAGACAAACTGCACGCAGGCTCCGATTGGTCCTGTGCTGGTAGATGCAAAGACTGGAAACTTGATAGTTAAGATATTGGCCAAACCGGGAGCAAAAACGAGCGGAATTACTGATGTTAATGAGGAAGGAGTTGGATGCCAAATAG gCGCTCCTCCAATCGATGGTGAAGCCAACACGGAATTGATTAAATATCTTTCAAAACTGCTTGATCTACGCAAGAGCGACATAAGTCTCGATCGTGGATCCAAATCACGCCAGAAGACGATCGTGCAAGATAAAGCTGGTTGTCGGCATAGCCCGGAACAGTTAATTGCTATATTTCGCAACGAAGCGTCCGCCGGAATGTAG
- the LOC128299870 gene encoding glyoxylate reductase/hydroxypyruvate reductase isoform X2 has product MKPKVYVTRNDYARIGLDLLREECDISLWDEAYPVPRDEFLKNVAGKDAIYCSLNDRIDKELLDQAGPNLKVISTISVGYDHIDVKECKQRGIRIGYTPDVLTDATAELTVALLLATARRLLEANKQVHTGGWKSWSPMWMCGKGVKDSLVGIFGFGRIGQEVAKRLAPFKPARIQFTSRTDKFLTAEDLGVTQVPFDELIETSDFLIIACSYNVETANLFNDAVFSRMKPSAILINTSRGGVVEQHDLIHALRAGKIQAAGLDVTTPEPLPLDNPLLTLPNVVVLPHIGSADIETRIEMSRITGCNILAGLKGVKMISEV; this is encoded by the exons ATGAAGCCCAAAGTGTACGTAACCCGAAACGATTATGCCAGAATTGGGTTGGATCTGTTAAGGGAAGA ATGTGATATCTCACTGTGGGACGAAGCTTATCCTGTGCCGAGGGATGAATTCCTCAAAAATGTGGCGGGAAAAGATGCAATCTACTGTTCATTAAACGATCGCATCGACAAGGAGTTGCTCGATCAGGCGGGACCAAATCTTAAGGTCATCTCCACCATCTCAGTCGG TTACGATCATATCGATGTGAAAGAATGCAAACAGAGAGGAATTCGTATTGGCTACACACCGGATGTACTAACAGACGCAACGGCCGAACTAACCGTTGCCTTGCTGCTGGCAACAGCACGTCGATTATTGGAAGCAAACAAGCAAGTTCACACTGGTGGCTGGAAATCGTGGTCTCCAATGTGGATGTGTGGCAAGGGAGTAAAAGATTCGCTGGTCGGAATTTTTGGCTTCGGCCGCATCGGCCAAGAGGTGGCGAAACGTTTAGCACCATTTAAACCAGCGCGGATTCAGTTCACGAGTCGCACGGATAAATTTCTCACAGCGGAGGATTTGGGCGTCACGCAAGTTCCGTTCGATGAGTTGATCGAAACGAGTGATTTCCTCATCATTGCCTGTTCGTACAATGTGGAAACGGCCAATCTGTTCAACGATGCCGTTTTTTCGCGCATGAAACCTTCGGCAATCCTAATTAACACCAGCCGGGGTGGAGTGGTCGAACAGCACGATTTGATTCATGCTTTACGTGCGGGTAAAATACAGGCTGCTGGGTTGGACGTCACTACACCCGAACCATTGCCTCTGGATAATCCACTGCTAACGCTCCCAAACGTTGTGGTATTACCTCATATTGGCAGTGCCGACATTGAGACTCGCATTGAGATGTCGCGCATAACAGGGTGCAATATCTTGGCCGGCTTGAAGGGTGTTAAAATGATTTCGGAAGTTTAA